In Pleurocapsa sp. PCC 7319, the following are encoded in one genomic region:
- a CDS encoding DNA (cytosine-5-)-methyltransferase has protein sequence MSSSLSNRKSSLNIVSLFAGCGGLDLGFTKAGFTVNWANEWDKDIWQTYELNHPNTYLDRRDIRQILSLDIPDCIGIVGGPPCQSWSEAGRQKGIQDDRGRLFLEYIRILRDKQPLFFLAENVSGMLHKKHEVARNNIIAAFEEAGYEVSFQLLNSVDFNVPQHRKRVIFVGFRQDLEKVFDFETINKQQSILTLKDAIWDLRESALAAKEKNQTNAQNCLIANHEYAIGSFSSMYMSRNRVRSWHEPSFTIQASSRHAPIHPQANKMINIGEDRFIFDPNSPYPYNRLSVRECARIQTFPDDFIFYYKNINAGYKMIGNAVPVNFSQALATAIKEQLLSHETAYRQRNIKAVQLNLDLDLTSAN, from the coding sequence ATGAGTTCATCATTATCTAACAGAAAAAGCAGTTTGAATATAGTATCGCTTTTTGCCGGTTGTGGAGGTTTGGATTTAGGCTTTACCAAAGCTGGATTTACAGTGAATTGGGCTAATGAATGGGATAAGGATATTTGGCAAACATACGAACTCAATCATCCTAATACCTATTTAGACCGTAGGGATATTAGACAAATTCTGTCGTTAGATATTCCTGATTGTATTGGTATCGTAGGGGGTCCTCCTTGTCAAAGTTGGAGTGAAGCTGGAAGGCAAAAAGGAATCCAAGATGATCGTGGTCGCTTATTTTTAGAATATATTCGGATATTACGGGATAAACAGCCCTTATTTTTCCTGGCTGAAAACGTTTCAGGGATGCTGCACAAAAAACATGAGGTTGCTCGTAATAATATTATTGCCGCATTTGAAGAAGCAGGATATGAGGTAAGTTTCCAATTGCTAAATTCTGTTGATTTTAATGTACCTCAACACAGAAAACGAGTCATTTTTGTGGGCTTTCGTCAGGATCTTGAAAAAGTATTTGATTTTGAGACAATTAATAAACAACAATCAATACTGACTCTTAAAGATGCAATCTGGGATTTGAGAGAATCAGCTTTAGCCGCTAAAGAAAAAAACCAAACTAATGCTCAGAATTGTCTAATCGCAAATCATGAATATGCTATCGGTAGTTTTTCTAGTATGTATATGTCTCGTAATCGAGTGCGTTCTTGGCATGAACCATCATTTACTATCCAAGCTAGTAGTCGCCACGCACCAATTCATCCCCAAGCCAACAAAATGATTAATATTGGTGAAGATCGATTTATATTTGATCCTAATTCACCTTACCCTTATAATCGTTTATCTGTTAGAGAATGTGCCAGGATTCAAACATTTCCTGATGATTTTATCTTTTACTATAAAAATATCAATGCTGGTTATAAAATGATTGGTAATGCTGTTCCTGTTAATTTTAGTCAAGCTTTAGCAACAGCAATTAAAGAACAATTACTATCTCACGAAACCGCTTACAGACAGCGGAATATCAAAGCTGTGCAACTAAATCTAGATTTGGATCTTACTTCTGCAAATTAA
- the purN gene encoding phosphoribosylglycinamide formyltransferase yields the protein MTESVIQDHQKDSSEVLISPSLSSFSSPKINDAPPLQLGVMASGSGTNFEAVAQAIAEEKLNAEIKVLIYNNPQAKVKERAEKYHIPTVLIDHREYQQRESLDHEIVAVLKAYGVDWVVMAGWMRIVTQVLINGYPEKIINIHPSLLPSFKGIRAIEQALAAKVKITGCTAHLVSLEVDSGKILMQAAVPVFSDDTLETLHARIQLQEHHILPQAIALAGAQRAIALATKKIDFPRN from the coding sequence ATGACAGAATCAGTTATCCAAGATCACCAAAAAGATTCTAGCGAAGTATTAATTTCTCCTAGCCTGTCATCATTCTCTTCACCAAAAATTAATGATGCTCCTCCACTTCAGTTGGGTGTTATGGCTTCTGGTAGTGGAACTAATTTTGAAGCTGTAGCCCAGGCGATCGCTGAGGAGAAATTGAACGCAGAAATCAAAGTTTTAATTTATAACAATCCTCAAGCTAAGGTAAAAGAACGTGCTGAGAAATATCATATTCCCACTGTACTAATTGACCATAGAGAATATCAACAGCGGGAAAGTTTAGACCACGAAATTGTCGCTGTTTTAAAAGCCTATGGTGTGGATTGGGTGGTTATGGCTGGTTGGATGAGGATTGTGACCCAAGTTTTAATTAATGGCTATCCTGAGAAAATAATTAATATTCATCCTAGTCTACTACCCAGTTTTAAGGGAATCAGGGCTATAGAACAAGCTTTAGCCGCCAAGGTAAAAATTACAGGCTGTACCGCACATTTAGTAAGTCTGGAAGTCGATAGCGGGAAGATTCTTATGCAAGCTGCTGTACCTGTTTTCTCTGATGATACTTTAGAGACACTACACGCCAGGATACAATTACAAGAGCATCATATTTTGCCTCAGGCGATCGCCCTTGCTGGTGCTCAGAGAGCAATCGCTTTAGCCACTAAAAAAATTGACTTTCCACGCAACTAG
- the dnaB gene encoding replicative DNA helicase has product MSEINNLPPANIEAEEAILGGILFDPEAMTRVAERIVIDAFYVKAHQEIYQAALTLNSKGKSTDFMSVSTYLSDRDLLEKIGGITKLAQLLNRTVSAVNIDRYANLIMEKYIRRQLITAGHEIVDLGYDNTMDLESILDSAEQKIFRLTQERPQEGLVPIADTLVNTFNTIEDLHQDTALPGIPSGYYDLDAMTSGFSRSDLIIIAGRPSMGKCLAANSELVCQDGSMRTIEDIYHRRQDSLLTLQPDYRFAWTKPSNFVDDGIKPVYQVTTRLGRKIVTTLTHPFLTIEGWQSLEKLQSGDRIAVPRQINVFGNKIISVDKVKLLAYLIGDGCLTKTCPEFTNNNELLRKDFSQAISSFKGLYVKEYDSNGTRTTSIKVSKDKAFLDCNRQIFANNLQQAFNNQDWSVNQFASLLKVNSSLVRLWLKGSCVPNKTTFDHLCNLLRVEPQNLAPFGILAISKNSPNALTLWLKELGLWGKNAQAKTIPQLIFTLQSPLIALFLNRLFATDGWASVLKSGQSQLGYATVSEKLARQIQHLLLRFGIISSLKNRSVKYKQDRRQVWQLDITDASSIKTFIDEIGIFGKDEATNAVREAISKRKYQTNRDLIPVEIWQELKQAKGAESWTALAKRSGIKGYNNIHVEKKALSRARLFKLAYALDNIPLQNLATSEIYWDEIISIEAIGKQQVYDLTIPETHNFVANDICVHNTAFALCVAANIAKESKLPIAIFSLEMSREQLTQRLLSGEAKIPSNRLRSGRIAQNEYDPLVAAVTRLSELPIFIDDTANLTVMQMRSQVRRLQAQQKNPLGLVLIDYLQLMEGGDNDNRVQQLSKMTRSLKGLARELNVPIVALSQLSRGVEQRTNKRPMLSDLRESGSIEQDADLVMMIYRDEYYNPDTPDRGITEVSIVKHRNGPVGTVKLLFNAELTKFDSLAKPSGY; this is encoded by the coding sequence ATGTCAGAAATAAATAATTTACCGCCAGCTAATATTGAGGCGGAAGAGGCGATTCTGGGTGGTATTTTGTTCGATCCCGAAGCAATGACTAGAGTAGCGGAAAGAATAGTTATAGACGCTTTTTATGTCAAAGCTCATCAAGAAATATATCAGGCAGCGTTAACTCTCAATAGTAAAGGCAAATCGACAGATTTCATGTCTGTCAGCACTTATCTAAGCGATCGCGATTTATTAGAAAAGATTGGTGGGATCACTAAATTGGCACAGTTACTTAACCGTACTGTTTCGGCGGTTAATATAGACCGCTATGCCAACCTGATTATGGAAAAGTATATCCGTCGTCAGTTAATCACCGCAGGTCACGAAATCGTTGACCTCGGTTACGATAACACCATGGACTTGGAAAGTATTTTAGATTCAGCCGAACAAAAGATTTTCCGTCTGACCCAAGAAAGACCTCAGGAAGGTTTAGTACCCATTGCGGATACCTTGGTCAATACCTTTAATACCATTGAAGATTTGCACCAAGACACAGCTTTACCGGGTATTCCTTCGGGTTATTACGATCTTGATGCCATGACCAGTGGTTTTAGTCGTTCCGACTTGATTATTATTGCTGGTAGACCGTCAATGGGGAAATGTTTAGCAGCTAATTCGGAATTGGTTTGTCAAGATGGCAGCATGAGGACAATTGAAGATATCTATCATCGTCGTCAAGATTCTCTCTTAACTCTTCAACCAGACTATCGATTTGCTTGGACAAAGCCATCTAATTTTGTCGATGATGGAATTAAGCCTGTTTATCAGGTGACTACTCGCCTGGGAAGAAAAATCGTAACTACTTTGACTCATCCTTTTTTGACAATTGAAGGTTGGCAAAGTCTAGAAAAATTGCAATCAGGCGATCGCATAGCTGTTCCTCGTCAAATTAATGTGTTTGGGAATAAAATTATCTCCGTTGACAAAGTAAAACTTTTAGCATACCTAATTGGAGATGGTTGCTTAACAAAAACCTGCCCAGAATTTACTAATAATAATGAACTGTTGAGAAAAGACTTTTCTCAGGCGATTTCAAGTTTTAAGGGGCTTTATGTAAAAGAGTATGACTCTAATGGCACTAGAACAACATCAATCAAAGTAAGTAAAGATAAGGCTTTTCTTGATTGTAATCGACAAATATTTGCTAATAATTTACAGCAAGCTTTTAATAATCAAGATTGGTCTGTTAATCAATTTGCATCTTTACTAAAAGTAAACTCTTCTCTGGTTAGACTTTGGCTTAAAGGTTCTTGTGTTCCCAACAAAACAACTTTTGATCACTTATGTAATTTGCTCAGAGTCGAACCTCAAAATCTTGCACCATTTGGCATATTGGCTATTAGTAAAAATAGTCCTAATGCTCTGACCTTATGGCTAAAAGAATTAGGTTTATGGGGCAAAAATGCTCAAGCAAAAACTATTCCCCAACTTATTTTTACACTGCAATCCCCTCTCATAGCTTTATTTCTCAATCGTTTATTTGCCACTGATGGGTGGGCATCTGTCTTAAAAAGTGGACAATCCCAATTAGGTTATGCCACCGTCAGCGAAAAACTAGCTCGACAAATACAGCATTTGCTATTGAGGTTCGGGATTATCTCTTCTCTTAAAAATCGCTCAGTTAAATATAAGCAAGATCGTAGACAAGTATGGCAATTAGATATTACTGATGCCAGTTCCATCAAGACCTTTATCGATGAAATCGGCATCTTTGGTAAGGATGAAGCTACTAATGCCGTTCGTGAAGCAATCTCCAAAAGAAAATATCAGACGAATCGGGATCTAATTCCCGTAGAAATTTGGCAAGAATTAAAGCAAGCCAAAGGAGCAGAATCTTGGACGGCTTTAGCTAAACGTTCGGGAATTAAAGGATATAACAATATTCATGTAGAAAAAAAGGCATTATCCAGAGCAAGATTATTTAAACTAGCCTATGCTTTGGACAATATCCCTCTGCAAAACCTAGCCACTAGTGAAATTTACTGGGATGAGATTATCAGCATTGAAGCCATCGGCAAACAACAAGTTTACGATTTAACTATTCCCGAAACCCATAACTTTGTTGCTAACGATATCTGTGTTCACAATACTGCTTTTGCACTTTGTGTCGCTGCCAATATCGCTAAAGAATCCAAATTACCGATCGCTATATTTAGCCTGGAAATGTCTCGGGAACAATTAACTCAGAGATTATTATCTGGTGAAGCCAAAATTCCCAGTAACCGCTTACGTTCAGGTAGAATAGCTCAAAACGAGTATGATCCTTTAGTCGCTGCCGTTACCAGACTTTCAGAACTACCAATATTTATCGACGATACAGCTAACTTAACGGTAATGCAAATGCGATCGCAGGTGCGTCGTCTCCAAGCACAACAAAAAAATCCTCTGGGTTTAGTTTTGATTGATTATCTTCAATTAATGGAAGGCGGAGATAATGATAACCGCGTACAACAATTATCTAAGATGACTCGCTCTCTTAAAGGTTTAGCTAGAGAATTAAATGTGCCAATTGTGGCTTTATCTCAGCTAAGTCGTGGAGTCGAACAAAGAACTAATAAACGTCCTATGTTATCTGACTTGCGTGAAAGTGGCAGTATTGAACAAGATGCGGATTTAGTGATGATGATCTATCGTGACGAATACTATAATCCCGATACGCCAGATCGCGGTATTACAGAAGTTAGTATTGTTAAACATCGTAATGGTCCAGTTGGCACAGTTAAATTACTATTTAATGCTGAACTTACTAAGTTTGATAGTTTAGCTAAACCAAGCGGATACTAA
- a CDS encoding DUF2157 domain-containing protein, producing MASEKFRYQLRQEARQWQAEGLISPEIYDRLATRYRLEELESVSRDRFILIVIGIGFILLGLGVITFVAANWQTWSRPIKVLLLLGIFIATNGTGFYLWQSPKDSKSRLGQGLLLLGALSMGANIGLMSQMFHQTGSVHLLYFIWGLGVWGMVSGLRLKSLGLLAIILMAIAYLTGIANFTDWSNLFGQELQQMPLIIALLFIPLAYFCRSRWLFGLSFVLITLALEINLWQYLDNSGLSAHSLIAPLVFILPPAFLWSYRDSLLFSNLDLAVSFDSINRKLAIFYLGSFFYLGSFNFWWDNLDSGKSSYAVDFEYWSLLVAPIVFVIFSIWAWWKLGLRRNNNLSWRLDRNSAYIGIIIIILGFLLWFNFSISPLNELGTIIFNLLLFLLGLNLIRQSVIEGRRFNFWLGIILISLQIFSRMLEYNTGLILKAIAFFGCGAGVILAGLWFERYLRRFNSSNS from the coding sequence ATGGCTTCAGAAAAATTTAGATATCAATTACGCCAAGAAGCTCGACAATGGCAAGCTGAGGGATTAATCAGTCCAGAAATATATGATCGGTTGGCAACTCGTTATCGATTGGAAGAGTTAGAATCAGTTTCTCGCGATCGCTTTATCTTAATCGTTATCGGCATAGGTTTTATTCTCCTGGGTTTGGGAGTCATAACCTTTGTTGCTGCTAACTGGCAAACATGGTCAAGACCAATCAAAGTTTTGTTGCTGCTAGGTATATTTATCGCTACTAACGGTACGGGATTCTATTTATGGCAATCGCCTAAAGATTCTAAATCACGACTAGGACAGGGATTATTGCTTCTGGGAGCATTAAGTATGGGAGCGAATATAGGCTTGATGTCCCAAATGTTTCACCAGACTGGTTCAGTCCATCTGCTCTACTTTATTTGGGGTTTAGGAGTGTGGGGAATGGTATCTGGTTTGAGATTGAAGTCTTTAGGTTTGCTAGCGATTATTTTAATGGCGATCGCCTACTTGACGGGTATTGCGAACTTTACTGATTGGAGTAATTTATTCGGGCAAGAATTACAGCAAATGCCTTTAATCATTGCTTTGCTATTTATACCTCTGGCATACTTTTGTCGCTCCCGTTGGCTATTTGGTCTAAGTTTTGTTTTAATTACTTTGGCTTTAGAAATAAATTTGTGGCAATATCTAGATAATTCTGGTTTATCTGCTCACAGTTTAATCGCACCACTAGTTTTTATTCTTCCTCCTGCATTTCTCTGGAGTTATCGAGATTCTTTACTATTTTCCAATCTTGATTTGGCCGTTTCTTTTGACTCAATTAATCGTAAACTGGCAATTTTTTATTTAGGTTCTTTTTTCTATTTAGGCTCGTTTAATTTTTGGTGGGATAATTTGGATTCTGGAAAATCTAGTTATGCTGTAGATTTTGAATATTGGTCATTGTTGGTTGCACCGATTGTTTTTGTGATTTTCTCAATTTGGGCGTGGTGGAAGCTGGGATTGAGGAGAAATAATAACTTATCCTGGAGACTAGATCGTAATTCTGCTTACATCGGGATAATTATCATTATTTTAGGCTTCTTACTGTGGTTTAACTTCAGTATTAGTCCCCTAAATGAATTAGGTACAATAATTTTTAATTTATTGCTATTTTTATTGGGATTAAATTTAATTCGTCAATCTGTTATCGAAGGACGAAGGTTTAATTTTTGGCTGGGGATTATCTTAATTTCATTACAAATATTTTCTCGGATGTTGGAATACAATACAGGCTTAATTCTGAAAGCGATCGCTTTTTTTGGTTGTGGTGCGGGAGTGATTCTGGCAGGACTTTGGTTTGAGCGTTACTTACGTAGATTTAATTCTTCTAATAGCTAA
- a CDS encoding GDYXXLXY domain-containing protein has product MTNSLSSRNFPLWRFLLPFSLQLAVILFIPIRSVYTYNFGTKAVIQTMPVDPYDFLRGYSQTLGYDISQVDALKKLPGGKDLTRGEQFYVILQSAPSSTTPPLPWQAIEITSEIPSNIPENRIAIKGKIDSYRTATYGLETYYMPENQRDKINQEISKLQRQPDGRRAFVVEVKVDRWGNAVPLSLWIGQQNYRF; this is encoded by the coding sequence ATGACTAATTCTCTATCTTCTAGGAATTTTCCTCTGTGGCGATTTTTATTACCTTTTAGCTTGCAACTAGCAGTGATACTATTCATACCTATCAGGAGTGTCTATACCTATAATTTTGGCACTAAAGCAGTAATTCAAACTATGCCCGTAGATCCTTATGATTTTCTGCGGGGTTATTCGCAGACTCTTGGTTACGATATTTCCCAAGTTGATGCTCTCAAAAAACTTCCTGGAGGCAAAGATTTAACCAGAGGGGAGCAATTTTATGTGATTTTGCAATCTGCTCCTAGCTCAACTACTCCTCCACTTCCCTGGCAAGCAATAGAAATAACTTCAGAAATACCGAGCAACATTCCAGAAAATAGAATCGCTATCAAAGGAAAAATTGACAGCTATCGAACTGCTACCTATGGCTTGGAAACCTACTATATGCCAGAAAACCAGAGAGACAAGATCAATCAAGAAATTAGTAAATTACAGCGTCAACCCGATGGTAGAAGAGCTTTTGTCGTAGAAGTTAAAGTTGATCGCTGGGGTAATGCAGTTCCCCTAAGTTTATGGATTGGTCAACAAAACTATCGTTTTTAA
- the fusA gene encoding elongation factor G: protein MKDLTRYRNIGIFAHVDAGKTTTTERILKLTGKSHKIGEVHDGEATTDFMDQEKERGITIQSAATSCFWKDHQLNIIDTPGHVDFTIEVYRSLKVLDGGVGVFCGSGGVEPQSETNWRYANDSKVARIIYVNKLDRTGADFYSVCNQVKDILAATPLVMVLPIGIENDFVGVVDLLTEKAWIWDDSGLPENYEIQDVPADMVEKVAEYREQLIETAIEQDDDMMEKYLEGEELSIDEIKACIRKGTRELAFFPTYCGSSFKNKGVQLVLDAIVDYLPDPTEVNPQPEIDLEGHETGNYAIVDPEKPLRALAFKIMDDRYGALTFTRIYSGTLNKGESVLDTATGKTERVGRMVEMHADSREEISSAQAGDIIAIVGLKNVQTGHTLCDPKEPATLEPMVFPDPVISIAVTPKNKGASEKMGTALSKMVQEDPSFYVETDHESGETIIKGMGELHLDIKVDILKRTHKVEVEVGKPQVAYRESITKTITDSYTHKKQSGGSGQFGKIDYTIAPGEPGSGFEFESKVTGGNVPREFWPAVEKGFTNSLEKGVLAGFPCVDLKVTLTDGAFHPVDSSAIAFEIAAKSAYRQSIPKAAPQILEPIMNVDVFTPEDHMGDVIGDLNRRRGMIKSQNSTPMGVRIKAEAPLSEMFGYIGDLRTMTSGRGQFSMEFSHYAACPKNVAEEVIAEAKERQAAKA from the coding sequence ATGAAAGACCTTACTCGATATCGGAACATCGGCATCTTCGCTCACGTAGATGCAGGTAAAACCACGACAACTGAAAGAATCCTCAAACTTACTGGAAAAAGTCACAAAATCGGTGAGGTTCATGATGGAGAAGCAACAACTGACTTCATGGATCAGGAAAAAGAACGTGGTATTACGATTCAGTCTGCTGCTACAAGCTGCTTCTGGAAAGACCATCAGTTAAACATCATTGATACTCCTGGTCACGTAGATTTCACTATTGAAGTTTATCGTTCCTTGAAAGTGCTAGATGGCGGTGTTGGTGTGTTCTGTGGTTCGGGTGGGGTTGAGCCTCAGTCTGAAACTAACTGGCGTTATGCTAACGATTCCAAGGTAGCTCGAATTATTTACGTCAACAAATTAGATCGAACCGGTGCTGATTTCTATAGCGTCTGTAATCAAGTCAAAGACATTCTGGCTGCCACTCCCTTAGTAATGGTTCTGCCTATCGGTATCGAAAATGATTTTGTCGGTGTTGTGGATCTGCTAACTGAAAAAGCTTGGATCTGGGATGATTCTGGTTTACCAGAAAACTATGAAATTCAGGATGTTCCTGCGGACATGGTTGAAAAGGTAGCCGAATATCGCGAACAGCTAATCGAAACTGCGATCGAGCAAGACGATGACATGATGGAAAAATATCTAGAAGGTGAAGAGCTTTCCATTGATGAAATAAAAGCTTGTATCCGTAAAGGAACACGGGAACTAGCCTTCTTTCCTACCTACTGCGGTTCTTCCTTCAAAAATAAGGGTGTACAGCTAGTACTAGATGCGATTGTTGACTATCTGCCTGACCCCACAGAAGTTAATCCCCAACCCGAGATTGACTTGGAAGGTCACGAAACGGGTAACTATGCCATTGTCGATCCCGAAAAACCATTACGTGCTTTGGCATTCAAGATTATGGATGACCGCTATGGTGCCTTGACCTTTACTCGAATTTATTCGGGTACCCTGAATAAAGGTGAATCTGTCTTAGATACTGCTACAGGAAAAACTGAACGTGTTGGTCGGATGGTAGAAATGCACGCTGACTCTCGTGAAGAAATTAGTTCAGCCCAAGCAGGGGACATTATTGCAATTGTTGGTCTAAAAAATGTTCAAACTGGACACACCTTGTGCGATCCCAAAGAGCCTGCAACTTTAGAACCGATGGTATTCCCCGATCCTGTGATTTCTATCGCAGTTACACCCAAAAATAAAGGTGCTTCCGAGAAAATGGGTACTGCCCTCAGTAAAATGGTTCAGGAAGATCCCTCCTTCTATGTGGAAACCGACCATGAAAGTGGTGAAACTATCATCAAAGGTATGGGTGAGCTGCATCTAGATATTAAGGTGGACATTCTTAAACGTACCCACAAAGTTGAAGTTGAAGTAGGTAAGCCTCAGGTAGCTTATCGTGAGTCAATTACTAAGACAATCACTGATAGTTATACCCACAAGAAACAGTCTGGTGGTTCTGGTCAATTTGGGAAAATTGATTACACTATTGCACCTGGTGAACCTGGTTCTGGGTTTGAGTTTGAGTCCAAAGTTACTGGTGGTAATGTTCCCAGAGAATTTTGGCCTGCGGTGGAAAAAGGCTTTACTAACAGTCTCGAAAAAGGTGTTTTGGCGGGATTCCCCTGTGTGGATTTGAAGGTTACTTTAACAGATGGTGCTTTCCATCCTGTAGACTCCAGCGCGATCGCTTTTGAAATTGCGGCTAAATCTGCCTATCGTCAGTCTATTCCCAAGGCTGCGCCTCAGATCCTTGAGCCAATTATGAATGTAGACGTATTTACTCCCGAAGACCATATGGGAGATGTAATTGGCGATCTTAACCGTCGTCGTGGCATGATCAAGTCTCAAAACTCTACTCCTATGGGTGTTCGGATCAAAGCAGAAGCCCCTTTGAGTGAAATGTTTGGCTATATTGGTGACTTGCGTACTATGACTTCTGGTCGTGGTCAGTTCTCGATGGAGTTCTCTCACTATGCAGCTTGTCCTAAGAATGTTGCTGAAGAGGTAATTGCTGAAGCTAAAGAGCGTCAAGCAGCTAAAGCATAA
- the hemB gene encoding porphobilinogen synthase → MFPINRPRRLRQHPQLRRMVQETVVTSSDLIYPLFAVPGAAVAQEVKSMPGVYQLSVDKIVEEAKEVYELGIPAVILFGIPEDKDTEATGAWHDCGIVQKAATAIKESVPELLVIADTCLCEYTTHGHCGYLETGDLTGRVLNDPTLELLKKTAVSQAKAGADIIAPSGMMDGFVRAIREGLDDAGFQDTPILSYAAKYASAYYGPFRDAAESSPQFGDRRTYQMDPANGTEALKEIELDIAEGADMLMVKPALSYMDIIWRVKEATNLPVAAYNVSGEYSMVKAAALNGWIDEKKVALETLTSFKRAGADLILTYHAKDAVRWLNE, encoded by the coding sequence ATGTTTCCCATCAATCGTCCTCGCCGTTTACGCCAACATCCCCAATTGCGTCGCATGGTGCAAGAAACGGTAGTTACCTCTAGCGATTTGATTTATCCTTTATTTGCTGTTCCAGGTGCTGCTGTAGCCCAAGAAGTTAAATCGATGCCTGGAGTATATCAACTTTCGGTTGATAAAATCGTCGAAGAAGCCAAAGAAGTCTATGAGCTAGGCATTCCAGCCGTAATTTTATTTGGTATTCCTGAAGATAAGGATACTGAGGCTACTGGTGCATGGCATGATTGCGGTATTGTGCAAAAAGCTGCCACTGCCATTAAAGAGTCTGTTCCCGAATTACTGGTAATTGCTGATACTTGTCTTTGTGAATATACTACTCATGGACACTGTGGTTATTTGGAGACAGGGGATTTAACAGGACGAGTTCTAAATGATCCTACTCTAGAATTACTCAAAAAAACTGCCGTTTCTCAGGCGAAAGCAGGAGCTGATATCATTGCCCCGTCAGGAATGATGGATGGGTTTGTCAGAGCAATCCGAGAAGGCTTGGACGATGCTGGTTTTCAAGATACGCCAATACTTTCCTACGCTGCTAAATATGCCTCTGCTTATTATGGTCCTTTCCGCGATGCAGCTGAATCTTCTCCTCAGTTTGGCGATCGCCGAACATATCAGATGGATCCGGCTAATGGTACTGAAGCACTCAAAGAGATTGAATTAGATATTGCAGAGGGGGCAGATATGCTGATGGTTAAACCAGCCCTGTCATACATGGATATTATTTGGCGAGTTAAGGAAGCAACCAATCTACCCGTAGCTGCCTACAATGTTTCTGGGGAATACTCGATGGTTAAAGCAGCGGCTTTAAATGGTTGGATCGACGAGAAAAAAGTAGCTTTAGAGACATTAACTAGCTTCAAACGTGCAGGTGCCGATTTAATTCTCACTTATCACGCTAAAGATGCAGTTCGTTGGTTGAATGAATAA